In Caproiciproducens sp. NJN-50, the following are encoded in one genomic region:
- a CDS encoding carbamoyl phosphate synthase small subunit, translating to MKALLTLENGMTFEGTGFGDEHDTLCEVVFNSAMCGYSELLTDPSYAGQGVVMAYPLIGNYGICYDDMESTRPWVSAYIVHDLSERSSNFRCDVDLNTFLKNNHIPGMQGIDTRALTKILRESGTMRGMVAYGDSIDPERMKKQVQSFVLEPTVPIVSCRESSVYGDGPVRVALADYGVKNNIIRSLVRRGCTVKRFPYDASFEEMMEFQPDGIMLTNGPGDPKDCKKSISELKRVYEYGIPTFAICLGHQLMALAMGFDTYKLKYGHRGINHPVKDLFENRVFITSQNHGYVVNGGTVDPSVADIRFTSMNDGSIEGLTYKNGKVFSVQFHPEASPGPLDTGFLFDKFIALMGGSRL from the coding sequence ATGAAAGCACTGCTGACGCTGGAAAACGGCATGACTTTTGAAGGGACAGGCTTCGGAGACGAACACGATACCCTCTGCGAGGTCGTTTTTAACAGCGCAATGTGCGGCTACTCGGAGCTTCTCACGGACCCATCCTACGCGGGGCAAGGCGTTGTGATGGCATATCCGCTGATTGGAAATTACGGAATCTGCTACGACGACATGGAATCGACAAGGCCGTGGGTCTCCGCCTACATTGTTCACGATTTATCGGAAAGATCGAGCAACTTCCGCTGCGATGTGGACCTGAATACTTTTTTGAAGAATAACCATATTCCCGGGATGCAGGGAATTGACACGAGAGCGCTGACGAAAATTCTGCGGGAAAGCGGGACCATGCGCGGAATGGTCGCTTACGGGGATTCCATTGATCCGGAGAGGATGAAGAAACAGGTTCAGTCTTTTGTCCTGGAGCCTACCGTACCGATTGTCAGCTGCAGGGAAAGCTCCGTTTACGGCGACGGCCCGGTCCGTGTGGCACTGGCGGATTACGGGGTCAAGAACAATATCATCCGTTCTCTCGTCAGGCGCGGATGCACCGTGAAGCGTTTCCCCTATGACGCATCGTTTGAGGAGATGATGGAATTTCAGCCGGATGGAATCATGCTGACAAACGGTCCGGGAGATCCCAAGGACTGTAAAAAATCCATTTCGGAGTTAAAAAGGGTATACGAATACGGAATCCCTACCTTTGCAATCTGCCTGGGACATCAGTTGATGGCGCTTGCCATGGGGTTTGATACTTATAAATTAAAATACGGCCACAGAGGAATTAATCACCCTGTAAAGGACCTTTTTGAAAACAGGGTCTTTATCACTTCCCAGAACCACGGCTATGTGGTAAATGGCGGCACAGTCGATCCTTCAGTTGCGGACATTCGTTTTACCAGTATGAACGATGGCAGCATTGAAGGATTGACTTATAAAAACGGCAAAGTCTTTTCCGTACAATTTCATCCGGAGGCTTCGCCGGGCCCGCTCGACACCGGATTTCTTTTCGACAAGTTTATTGCCCTGATGGGAGGGAGCCGTCTGTGA
- a CDS encoding LL-diaminopimelate aminotransferase produces the protein MLKINENFVKLPASYLFVDIAKKVEAFSQQHPEKEVLRLGIGDVTRPLPKAIVDAMKNAAQEMGDTSTFRGYGPEAGYLFLRDAISQNDYQSRGAEIGSDEIFVSDGAKCDTGNIGDIFDRENTVAVCDPVYPVYVDTNVMAGRAGDYSPIAGWSKIVYMPCRKENGFLPELPEQPADMIYLCFPNNPTGMGIHKAELKKWVDYALEHHSVILYDAAYEAFITDPEMPHSIYEIDGAKRCAIEFRSFSKTAGFTGVRCAFTVIPKELLVNGVSLNALWARRQSTKMNGVSYVVQRGAEAVYSEEGHRGIRENIAYYQSNAKIILDGLAQAGFEVYGGTNSPYIWLKTPKGFSSWEFFDLLLSRTGVVGTPGSGFGQAGEGYFRLTSFNTTENTQKAVQRIVESFSAS, from the coding sequence TTGCTTAAAATCAATGAGAATTTTGTGAAGCTGCCCGCAAGTTATCTGTTTGTTGATATTGCGAAAAAGGTAGAAGCGTTTTCACAGCAACATCCTGAAAAAGAAGTCCTTCGGCTTGGAATAGGAGATGTGACAAGGCCTCTGCCAAAAGCAATTGTCGATGCCATGAAAAACGCCGCACAGGAAATGGGGGATACTTCAACTTTTCGCGGATATGGTCCTGAGGCTGGATATTTATTCTTAAGAGATGCAATTTCCCAAAATGATTATCAGAGCAGGGGCGCCGAGATCGGATCGGATGAAATCTTTGTCAGCGACGGCGCAAAATGCGATACTGGAAATATTGGCGATATCTTCGACCGGGAAAATACCGTGGCGGTCTGCGACCCAGTGTATCCGGTCTATGTTGATACGAACGTGATGGCCGGACGGGCAGGGGACTATTCACCAATAGCCGGATGGAGCAAAATCGTCTATATGCCCTGCAGAAAAGAAAACGGCTTTCTTCCGGAATTGCCGGAACAGCCGGCGGATATGATCTACCTCTGTTTTCCCAATAACCCCACCGGCATGGGGATCCATAAAGCGGAGCTGAAAAAATGGGTGGATTACGCCTTGGAGCATCACTCCGTCATTCTTTACGACGCGGCGTATGAGGCGTTTATTACAGACCCTGAAATGCCGCACAGCATCTATGAAATAGATGGGGCGAAACGGTGCGCAATCGAATTCCGCAGTTTTTCCAAGACGGCCGGTTTTACCGGAGTCCGCTGCGCGTTCACGGTCATTCCCAAAGAACTTTTGGTCAACGGTGTCTCTCTGAACGCCCTGTGGGCACGCCGCCAATCCACAAAAATGAACGGCGTTTCCTACGTTGTCCAGCGCGGCGCGGAGGCGGTCTATTCCGAAGAAGGGCATCGGGGAATCCGCGAAAATATCGCCTATTATCAAAGCAATGCGAAAATCATCCTGGATGGTCTTGCTCAGGCCGGATTCGAAGTTTACGGAGGAACCAATTCTCCCTACATCTGGCTGAAAACACCGAAAGGCTTTTCCTCCTGGGAGTTTTTTGATCTTCTCCTTTCCAGAACAGGGGTCGTCGGGACGCCGGGTTCCGGGTTTGGACAGGCGGGCGAGGGCTACTTCCGTCTTACCAGCTTCAACACCACGGAAAACACACAGAAAGCGGTTCAACGCATCGTTGAATCTTTTTCCGCATCCTGA
- the dapF gene encoding diaminopimelate epimerase, with translation MKFTKMQGIGNDYIYVDCFHEAVEHPSELAVKLSDRHFGIGSDGIILIEPSELADCKMDMYNADGSRGKMCGNGIRCVGKYVYERGIIQKEILKVETLSGVKTLRLDVRNGRVASVEVNMGTPIRKASEIPVVFSKEAVLNEPLSVGGREYRITCVSMGNPHCVVFVEDVNALKLEEIGPLFEHHPIFPDRVNTEFVQILGKDELKMRVWERGSGETLACGTGACAAACAAAWNRKTGRQVKIHLRGGDLSIRWGEETDEIFLKGPAEFVFDGVVKI, from the coding sequence ATGAAATTCACGAAAATGCAGGGGATCGGCAACGATTATATTTATGTGGACTGTTTTCACGAAGCCGTTGAACATCCGTCTGAGCTTGCCGTCAAACTGAGCGACCGCCATTTCGGCATCGGTTCTGACGGCATCATTCTGATTGAACCGTCTGAGCTTGCCGACTGTAAAATGGATATGTATAATGCGGACGGCTCCAGGGGAAAGATGTGCGGCAACGGAATCCGGTGCGTCGGAAAATATGTCTATGAACGCGGCATCATCCAGAAAGAAATTCTGAAAGTTGAAACCCTCAGCGGTGTCAAAACCCTGCGCCTCGACGTTAGGAACGGCCGGGTGGCATCGGTGGAAGTGAACATGGGGACGCCGATCCGGAAAGCGTCCGAAATTCCCGTCGTTTTTTCCAAAGAAGCGGTCCTGAACGAGCCGCTGTCCGTCGGCGGCCGGGAATACCGGATCACATGCGTTTCCATGGGGAACCCCCACTGCGTTGTGTTCGTTGAGGATGTAAACGCTTTGAAGCTGGAGGAAATCGGGCCGCTGTTTGAACATCATCCGATCTTTCCAGACCGCGTCAATACGGAATTTGTTCAGATCCTGGGAAAGGATGAATTAAAAATGCGTGTTTGGGAGCGGGGTTCCGGCGAAACGCTTGCCTGCGGAACCGGCGCCTGTGCTGCGGCCTGTGCTGCGGCGTGGAACCGGAAAACCGGGCGGCAGGTGAAAATACATCTGAGAGGCGGGGACCTTTCCATCCGCTGGGGCGAAGAAACAGATGAAATTTTCTTAAAGGGACCTGCGGAATTTGTCTTTGACGGCGTGGTGAAAATCTGA
- a CDS encoding ANTAR domain-containing response regulator: MSSIVVANSNPEYAKKITAVLRSSGLYVSTVCTTGAQVMDFTSKHYHGGIVVCSVKLRDMAAVNLPRMVGSAYDFLFLVSSQLASMCESLEQATLMLPISRMDLISTVNMFLNLADYTSLTIKKKLASENLDEKQSIKNAKDLLMKRNNFTEPQAHRFIQKKSMDKGKKMAEAALIILNS, translated from the coding sequence ATGAGCAGCATTGTCGTAGCAAATTCAAATCCGGAATACGCTAAAAAAATAACGGCGGTTCTTCGGTCAAGCGGCTTATATGTCAGCACCGTCTGCACAACCGGCGCTCAAGTGATGGATTTTACCAGCAAACATTACCACGGCGGAATTGTGGTGTGCAGCGTAAAACTGCGGGACATGGCTGCCGTCAATCTTCCACGGATGGTCGGTTCCGCCTATGATTTCCTCTTTTTAGTCAGTTCTCAGCTCGCCTCCATGTGCGAATCGCTGGAACAGGCAACTCTGATGCTCCCGATCAGCAGAATGGACCTGATTTCCACGGTGAATATGTTTTTGAATTTGGCCGATTACACCTCACTTACAATCAAAAAAAAGCTGGCCTCAGAAAATTTAGATGAAAAACAATCCATTAAAAATGCAAAGGATTTACTGATGAAACGGAACAACTTTACGGAACCGCAGGCGCATCGATTTATTCAGAAAAAAAGTATGGATAAAGGAAAAAAGATGGCGGAGGCAGCCTTGATCATTCTGAATTCCTGA
- the glnA gene encoding type I glutamate--ammonia ligase codes for MPCMGRNDMIQMLHDNHVDFLSLQFTDIPGSFKNVTVTADQIEKALNNQCMFDGSSMEGFVRIQESDMYLQPDPETFLIYPWSTQSGRAARLICEIIGPDGTPYPGDPRCVLKKTLKRAADQGFTFYIGTECEFYLFQTDELGHPTTETNDTAGYFDLGPADQGENARRDICLDLEQMEFEIEASHHEAAYGQHEIDFKEAEALTAADHFLTFKMVVKSCANENGLYATFMPKPVFSRAGSGMCINISLFRNGRNAFYDASSENGLSRTALNFIAGLLLHIRSICAVTNPLVNSYKRLIPGGEGAPSLVGWSFHHRGTLIRVPSPLGPDSRVDLRSPDPTCNPYLSFALLLSAGMDGIDRDLLPPPSVVSMHLPEAIPADSEMLPADLGDAVRMMKEDPFVKKVLGDLVFHKYVEAKEEEWRQYSTAVTDWELHRYLDRL; via the coding sequence ATGCCGTGCATGGGAAGAAACGATATGATTCAAATGCTGCATGACAATCATGTCGATTTTTTAAGTCTTCAGTTTACCGATATTCCTGGATCCTTTAAAAATGTCACGGTCACCGCCGATCAAATTGAAAAGGCCCTGAATAATCAATGCATGTTTGACGGTTCCTCCATGGAAGGCTTCGTCCGGATTCAGGAATCAGACATGTATTTGCAGCCCGATCCCGAAACCTTTCTGATTTATCCCTGGAGTACGCAAAGCGGCCGGGCCGCAAGGCTGATCTGTGAGATCATTGGGCCGGACGGCACTCCGTATCCGGGTGACCCGAGATGCGTACTGAAAAAGACTCTGAAGCGGGCTGCCGATCAGGGCTTTACTTTTTATATCGGCACGGAATGTGAATTTTATCTGTTTCAGACGGACGAACTGGGGCATCCTACCACCGAGACAAACGACACTGCCGGATATTTTGACCTCGGACCTGCGGATCAGGGAGAAAATGCCAGGCGCGACATCTGCCTGGACCTTGAGCAGATGGAATTCGAAATCGAGGCATCCCATCATGAGGCTGCCTATGGGCAGCATGAAATCGACTTCAAAGAAGCGGAAGCACTGACTGCCGCGGATCATTTTTTAACTTTCAAAATGGTGGTCAAATCCTGTGCAAATGAGAACGGGCTATATGCTACTTTTATGCCGAAACCTGTTTTTAGCCGCGCGGGATCGGGCATGTGCATCAACATTTCGCTTTTTCGCAATGGGCGGAATGCTTTTTATGACGCCTCCTCTGAAAATGGTCTGAGCCGTACCGCACTGAACTTCATAGCGGGTCTGCTCCTGCACATCAGAAGCATCTGCGCGGTCACAAATCCTCTGGTGAATTCTTATAAGCGCCTGATTCCCGGCGGCGAAGGGGCTCCCAGTCTGGTGGGCTGGTCTTTTCATCACAGGGGGACCCTGATTCGCGTCCCCTCGCCGCTCGGCCCCGACAGCCGCGTTGATCTGAGAAGTCCGGACCCCACCTGTAATCCGTATCTTTCTTTTGCGCTGCTTCTCTCCGCCGGTATGGATGGAATCGACCGCGACCTGCTTCCGCCTCCCTCTGTCGTTTCGATGCATTTGCCTGAGGCGATACCGGCGGATTCAGAGATGCTTCCAGCCGATCTGGGGGATGCGGTTCGGATGATGAAAGAAGATCCTTTTGTCAAAAAGGTTCTGGGCGATCTTGTTTTTCACAAGTATGTCGAAGCGAAAGAAGAGGAGTGGCGTCAATACTCCACCGCTGTGACTGACTGGGAACTGCACCGCTATTTGGACCGGCTTTAA
- the tyrS gene encoding tyrosine--tRNA ligase, with amino-acid sequence MGVFETLEERGLIAQTTDRERVRHLLNEEKATFYVGFDPTADSLHVGHYIPIMVMAHLQRAGHTPIALFGGGTGMVGDPTGKTDMRKMLTEEEIAHNISCFQKQMSRLIDFSDDKAIMANNADWLSNLNYISFLRDIGVCFSVNRMLDAECYKQRLERGLSFFEMNYMIMQSYDFLELYRRYGCRLQLGGDDQWSNIIGGVELIRRKENQEAFGITVTLLTNSEGKKMGKTEKGAVWLDPRKTSPFEFYQYWRNVGDADVLKCLKILTFVPMDQINAFSSLSGEQLNPAKELLAFEVTKQIHGEDEAVKARDAARALFGSGTDTENMPTTELSPSDFADGAIGILDLLVKANLAPSRGEAKRLVVQGGISADGNKVSDPAAIFTEQDFDRNGKACLIIKKGKKVYHKITIFH; translated from the coding sequence ATGGGTGTTTTTGAGACTTTGGAAGAGCGGGGCCTGATTGCGCAGACAACGGACCGGGAACGGGTCCGCCACCTGCTTAACGAGGAAAAGGCGACGTTTTATGTCGGATTCGACCCAACTGCGGACAGCCTGCATGTGGGGCATTATATTCCGATCATGGTGATGGCTCATCTGCAGCGGGCCGGCCATACGCCGATCGCGTTGTTCGGAGGCGGCACCGGCATGGTCGGCGACCCGACGGGGAAGACCGATATGAGGAAAATGCTGACGGAGGAGGAAATCGCGCACAATATCTCCTGCTTTCAGAAGCAGATGTCCAGGCTGATCGATTTTTCAGATGATAAGGCAATTATGGCCAACAACGCGGACTGGCTCTCCAATCTGAATTATATCAGCTTTCTCCGAGACATCGGCGTTTGCTTTTCCGTGAACCGCATGCTGGACGCCGAATGCTACAAGCAGAGGCTGGAGCGCGGCCTTTCTTTCTTTGAGATGAATTATATGATCATGCAGAGCTATGATTTTCTGGAGCTGTACCGGCGTTATGGCTGCAGATTGCAGCTTGGCGGAGACGACCAGTGGAGCAACATTATCGGCGGCGTGGAGCTGATCCGCAGGAAAGAAAATCAGGAAGCTTTCGGGATTACGGTTACCCTGCTGACCAACAGCGAGGGCAAAAAAATGGGCAAAACGGAAAAGGGAGCCGTGTGGCTCGACCCGAGAAAAACATCGCCGTTTGAGTTCTATCAGTACTGGCGAAACGTCGGGGATGCCGATGTTTTAAAATGCCTGAAAATTCTGACCTTCGTCCCGATGGATCAAATCAACGCGTTCTCCTCTCTGAGCGGCGAGCAGCTGAACCCCGCGAAAGAGCTTCTGGCCTTTGAAGTGACAAAGCAGATTCACGGAGAGGATGAGGCGGTGAAAGCCAGAGATGCGGCGCGGGCGCTTTTTGGGAGCGGCACGGATACGGAAAACATGCCGACCACGGAGCTGTCGCCCTCCGATTTTGCAGACGGAGCCATTGGGATCCTTGATCTTCTGGTCAAGGCAAATCTCGCGCCGTCGCGCGGTGAAGCCAAAAGGCTGGTCGTTCAGGGAGGCATCTCCGCCGACGGAAATAAGGTCTCCGATCCGGCTGCCATCTTTACGGAACAGGACTTTGACAGAAATGGGAAAGCCTGCCTGATTATTAAAAAGGGCAAAAAAGTATATCATAAAATTACGATTTTTCACTGA
- the recN gene encoding DNA repair protein RecN: MLSQLYIENIAVIEKAQIDFGTGFNILTGETGAGKSIIIDSINAVLGERTSRELIRTGASRALVSAVFQLENGRAADRIRELGYSVEDDGTVIVQREISPDGKTSCRINARPSTVSVLKEVGSLLINIHGQHESYGLLSPELHVGYLDSMGLPADLSLRYREAYHSMLAAKAGLDSCQTDQAQKARQIDLLNYQIDELESADLHPGEQEELDRRKNLYRNSERVAQAISRAKAALGGDEETLGAVSAVSEAAAALNDAERFLPELHGLAERLQSISYDLDDCGEEMRGFSSQLEYDPSELDEIETRLDAIYRLGLKYGGSVEKMLEYLEKCRMELETIRLSDENAAKFRASYQKFHSQARSLAEEISCWRAGAAKVFSEKVKAELQFLNMPDVTFEIRQDSIPMDETGCDRIEFYISTNAGEPAKPIAKVASGGELSRIMLAIKTVLAGRDDIGTLIFDEVDTGVSGGAAQKVGLKLREVSQNRQVICVTHLAQIAALADTHFLIRKQVRENRTFTRVDRLDREGRRKELARIMGGENVTPLMLQNAEEMLRMAERRPEA; the protein is encoded by the coding sequence ATGCTGTCACAGCTTTATATCGAAAACATCGCCGTGATTGAAAAAGCACAGATCGATTTTGGCACCGGGTTCAACATCTTGACCGGTGAAACCGGCGCCGGCAAATCCATCATCATCGATTCCATCAATGCGGTTTTGGGGGAAAGAACGTCGCGGGAGCTGATTCGCACGGGCGCAAGCCGCGCTCTGGTTTCCGCGGTTTTTCAGCTTGAGAACGGCCGCGCCGCCGACAGGATTCGGGAGCTTGGCTATTCCGTGGAAGACGACGGGACCGTGATTGTCCAGCGGGAAATTTCCCCGGATGGCAAAACCTCCTGCAGGATCAATGCACGGCCTTCCACCGTTTCCGTACTGAAGGAAGTCGGGAGTCTGCTGATCAACATACACGGACAGCATGAGAGCTACGGTCTGCTGTCTCCGGAGCTGCATGTCGGCTATCTGGACAGCATGGGTTTGCCCGCTGACCTCTCTCTGCGCTATCGGGAGGCCTATCACTCCATGCTGGCCGCAAAAGCGGGGCTGGATTCCTGTCAAACAGACCAGGCCCAGAAGGCACGGCAGATCGACCTGCTGAACTATCAGATCGACGAGCTGGAATCTGCGGATCTTCATCCGGGCGAACAGGAAGAGCTGGATCGCCGGAAGAATCTGTACCGCAATTCCGAGCGGGTCGCGCAGGCGATTTCTCGGGCAAAAGCGGCGCTTGGCGGAGACGAGGAAACATTGGGGGCTGTTTCGGCCGTCTCAGAGGCTGCCGCCGCGCTGAACGATGCGGAACGGTTCCTCCCGGAGCTGCACGGCCTGGCGGAGCGCCTTCAATCCATCTCCTACGATCTGGACGACTGTGGAGAGGAAATGAGAGGCTTTTCCTCTCAACTGGAATATGATCCGTCGGAACTGGACGAAATTGAGACAAGACTGGACGCGATTTACCGTTTGGGCCTGAAATACGGCGGCTCGGTCGAGAAAATGCTTGAATACCTTGAAAAATGCCGGATGGAACTGGAGACAATCCGGCTTTCGGATGAAAACGCGGCGAAATTCAGGGCAAGCTATCAAAAGTTTCATTCGCAGGCAAGATCCCTCGCCGAGGAGATTTCTTGCTGGCGTGCCGGTGCGGCAAAGGTCTTTTCGGAAAAAGTAAAGGCGGAGCTTCAGTTCCTCAACATGCCGGACGTGACTTTTGAAATCCGGCAGGATTCTATTCCGATGGATGAAACCGGCTGCGACAGGATTGAATTCTATATTTCCACCAATGCGGGGGAACCGGCCAAGCCGATTGCGAAAGTGGCATCCGGCGGCGAGCTTTCGCGCATCATGCTGGCAATCAAGACGGTCCTTGCGGGCAGGGACGATATCGGGACCCTGATCTTCGACGAGGTGGACACGGGCGTCAGCGGCGGCGCGGCGCAGAAAGTCGGACTAAAATTGCGGGAAGTTTCCCAAAACCGCCAGGTCATCTGCGTGACGCATTTGGCGCAGATCGCCGCGCTGGCCGACACGCATTTTCTGATCCGCAAACAGGTCCGGGAAAACCGCACGTTCACACGGGTGGACCGTCTGGACCGGGAGGGAAGGCGGAAGGAGCTCGCCCGGATCATGGGCGGAGAGAATGTCACGCCGCTGATGCTTCAAAATGCGGAGGAAATGCTTCGGATGGCGGAAAGACGGCCGGAAGCTTGA